Within Clostridiaceae bacterium, the genomic segment CTATCCTGTCACTCATGTACTGGACCACACTTAAGTCATGGGCAATGAAAATATAAGTAAGGCAAAACTGTTTCTGGAGCTTGCGCATCAAATTCAGTACCTGTGCTTGTATTGAAACATCCAGAGCCGAAACAGGTTCGTCGCATACAATCAGCTCAGGTTTCATAGCTAGTGCCCTGGCAATACATATACGCTGACGCTGGCCTCCGGAGAATTCATGGGGATATCTGTACATGTAATCCGGTTGAAGATTGACGGTCTGAAGGATCTCAGCTATCATTTCCTTACGTTCTTCTTTATTCCCTAATTTATGGATCCGCATAGGTTCATCAAAAGAAGCATATATGTTTTTCATAGGATCGAAAGAAGCATATGGATCCTGAAATATCATCTGGATTCTTCTGCAAGCGCGGAAACTCTCTTCCTTTGACAGTGAAAAAAGATCCTTTACCTCCCCGTCTTCGCCACGTATCAACAATTGGCCTCCATTGGGCTTATACAACCTCATGATACATTTCCCCAATGTAGTTTTACCGCAGCCTGATTCTCCAACTATACCCAGCGTTTCACCTTTTCGCACCTCTAATGTAATATCATCAACAGCCTTCACATACCCAACTACTCTCTTGAGAATTCCTTTGGTAACGGGAAAATATTTCTTTAAATTATTTACCTTCAGCAATACATCTTCACTGATTCTGAAAGTTTCTTTTTCCAGTTCAATCATTTCTATCGCCTCCCTCATACAGCCAGCAGCGCACCTCATGCCCTTCCTCTATTTCTGTAACTGAGGGATGGGCTGTTTTACATTTATCACAAGCTTTCGGACACCGAGGCTCAAACTCACAACCTTCAAAAACAATAGACGCATCCGGAGTGGTTCCTTCAATAGACTCCAGTTCCACATCCTTACCCATACCCAGTACCGGCACTGATTTTAACAAGGCCTGAGTGTACGGGTGTTTAGGATTGTTAAAGATCTGCTCAAGACTGCCGAATTCAACAATACGTCCCATATACATTACTGCAACCTCATCGCATACCTCAGCTACAATACCCATATTATGGGTAATCAATATAACTGACATATCCATTGATTTCTGCATCTGTTTCATTAAGCTCAGTATTTGAGCTTGAATTGTTACGTCCAGAGCTGTAGTAGGTTCGTCAGCTATTAAAATTTTGGGATTGCTGATCAAACCTATGGCAATCATTATACGCTGCTTCATACCTCCGGAAAGTTCATGAGGATAACTTTTATAACGAGCCACAGGATCCGGAATGCCTAAATCCTTAAGCAAGCTAATAATTCTATTTTTACCTTCTTCCTTACTGACCT encodes:
- a CDS encoding ABC transporter ATP-binding protein, which gives rise to MIELEKETFRISEDVLLKVNNLKKYFPVTKGILKRVVGYVKAVDDITLEVRKGETLGIVGESGCGKTTLGKCIMRLYKPNGGQLLIRGEDGEVKDLFSLSKEESFRACRRIQMIFQDPYASFDPMKNIYASFDEPMRIHKLGNKEERKEMIAEILQTVNLQPDYMYRYPHEFSGGQRQRICIARALAMKPELIVCDEPVSALDVSIQAQVLNLMRKLQKQFCLTYIFIAHDLSVVQYMSDRIAVMYLGKIVELADSESLYKRQVHPYTQALLSAVPIPIVGAKKERILLEGDVPSPINPPKGCRFHPRCRYCMEICKNEEPQLRPLKDNPEHKVACHLLDS
- a CDS encoding ABC transporter ATP-binding protein, whose amino-acid sequence is MEKDYILKVKNLQTKFKVGKKTVNAVNDVSFNLRRGVTLGIVGESGCGKSVTAHSITQLLPKNGYISGGNVIYSPEPGQEFVITDYERNSKEMRSLRGKHISMIFQDPLSSLDPVYSIGWQIMEALLTHEKVSKEEGKNRIISLLKDLGIPDPVARYKSYPHELSGGMKQRIMIAIGLISNPKILIADEPTTALDVTIQAQILSLMKQMQKSMDMSVILITHNMGIVAEVCDEVAVMYMGRIVEFGSLEQIFNNPKHPYTQALLKSVPVLGMGKDVELESIEGTTPDASIVFEGCEFEPRCPKACDKCKTAHPSVTEIEEGHEVRCWLYEGGDRND